One Anaerobacillus alkaliphilus DNA window includes the following coding sequences:
- a CDS encoding valine--tRNA ligase has product MANQEISMPTKYDPKSTEAKWYPYWLEGKFFEAKGEEGKTPYTIVIPPPNVTGKLHLGHAWDTTLQDILIRTKRMQGYDALWLPGMDHAGIATQAKVEGKLREGGVSRYDLGREKFLEKSWEWKSEYADFIRNQWSKLGLSLDYSRERFTLDEGLSKAVREVFVKLYEKKLIYRGEYIINWDPQTKTALSDIEVIHKDVQGAFYHMKYPLVDGSGHIEVATTRPETMLGDTAVAVHPEDERYKHLIGKKVKLPIVGREIEIVADDYVDMEFGSGAVKITPAHDPNDFEIGNRHNLERVLIMDESGKMNENAGKYQGLDRFECRKQIVKDLQEEGVLFKIEEHMHSVGHSERSGAVVEPYLSTQWFVKMGPLAEEAIKLQQKDEKVNFVPERFEKTYLHWIENIRDWCISRQLWWGHRIPAWYHNETGEVYVGHDAPQDSENWTQDEDVLDTWFSSALWPFSTMGWPDQNSADFKRYYSTDVLVTGYDIIYFWVARMIFQGLEFTGERPFKDVLIHGLVRDSEGRKMSKSLGNGVDPMDVIDKYGADALRFFLSTGSSPGNDLRFYWEKVESTWNFGNKIWNASRFALMNMEGLTHEEIDLTGKKSIADQWILTRLQETIDDVTRLIDVYEFGEVGRLLYNFIWDDFCDWYIEMAKLPLYGEDEEAKKMTRSILAHVLDQTMKLLHPFMPFITEEIWQHLPHQGESITVAAWPVKNTELVFPEATKKMNLLKEIIRSVRNTRAELNVPMSKKIELLIKAKDETILSNLEEGRSYLEKFCNPDQLKLGTDLQAPEKSMSSVLTGVELYLPLAGLLDLDAEIARLEKEVKRLDSEVERVQKKLSNQGFVAKAPAAVIEEEKAKEQDYLDKRATVQSRIDELKA; this is encoded by the coding sequence ATGGCAAATCAAGAGATATCAATGCCAACAAAGTATGACCCGAAGAGTACGGAAGCAAAATGGTATCCGTATTGGTTAGAAGGAAAGTTTTTTGAAGCAAAAGGTGAGGAAGGTAAGACACCTTATACAATCGTTATTCCTCCGCCAAACGTAACAGGTAAGCTTCACTTAGGTCATGCCTGGGACACAACGTTACAAGATATTTTAATTCGAACGAAACGTATGCAAGGTTATGATGCCCTATGGTTACCTGGAATGGACCATGCAGGTATTGCAACGCAAGCGAAAGTAGAAGGCAAACTTCGCGAAGGAGGAGTAAGTCGTTATGACTTAGGTCGTGAAAAGTTCCTAGAAAAGTCTTGGGAATGGAAAAGTGAGTATGCTGATTTTATCCGTAACCAATGGTCAAAATTAGGGCTTTCTTTAGATTATTCTCGTGAACGTTTTACACTAGATGAAGGTCTTTCGAAAGCAGTACGTGAGGTATTCGTAAAGCTTTATGAAAAAAAGCTAATTTACCGTGGTGAATACATTATTAACTGGGACCCACAGACCAAAACGGCCCTTTCTGATATAGAAGTAATTCATAAAGATGTTCAGGGTGCTTTTTATCACATGAAGTATCCATTAGTGGATGGTAGTGGACATATCGAAGTTGCAACGACACGCCCAGAAACCATGCTAGGTGATACAGCTGTTGCAGTTCATCCTGAAGATGAGCGTTACAAACATCTGATTGGGAAGAAAGTAAAACTACCAATCGTAGGCCGTGAAATTGAAATTGTTGCTGATGATTATGTAGACATGGAATTTGGTTCAGGCGCAGTAAAGATTACACCAGCTCATGATCCAAATGACTTTGAGATTGGTAACAGACATAATCTAGAACGTGTTTTAATTATGGATGAGTCTGGAAAGATGAATGAAAATGCTGGGAAATATCAGGGCTTAGATCGTTTTGAATGCCGTAAACAAATCGTAAAAGATTTACAAGAAGAAGGCGTTCTCTTTAAAATTGAAGAGCATATGCACTCAGTTGGTCACTCTGAGCGTAGCGGTGCTGTTGTTGAGCCATATTTATCGACACAATGGTTTGTAAAAATGGGTCCATTAGCTGAAGAAGCAATCAAATTGCAACAAAAAGATGAGAAAGTAAATTTTGTACCTGAACGTTTTGAAAAAACGTATTTACACTGGATTGAGAACATTCGTGATTGGTGTATTTCACGTCAATTATGGTGGGGACATCGTATCCCAGCTTGGTATCACAATGAAACAGGTGAAGTGTATGTAGGGCATGACGCACCTCAAGATAGCGAAAATTGGACACAAGATGAAGATGTTCTAGATACTTGGTTCTCATCTGCATTATGGCCATTTTCAACAATGGGTTGGCCAGATCAAAACTCAGCAGACTTCAAACGTTATTACTCAACTGATGTTCTTGTAACAGGTTACGATATTATTTATTTCTGGGTTGCTAGGATGATTTTTCAAGGATTAGAGTTTACAGGAGAACGCCCATTTAAAGACGTATTAATTCATGGGTTAGTTCGTGACTCTGAAGGACGTAAAATGAGTAAGTCCTTAGGAAACGGTGTTGACCCGATGGATGTTATCGACAAATATGGTGCTGATGCGCTTCGTTTCTTCCTTTCAACAGGAAGTTCCCCGGGAAATGATTTACGTTTCTATTGGGAAAAAGTCGAATCTACTTGGAATTTTGGGAATAAGATCTGGAATGCTTCGCGTTTTGCTTTAATGAATATGGAAGGTTTAACGCATGAGGAAATCGATTTAACAGGGAAAAAATCAATTGCTGATCAATGGATCTTAACACGTCTTCAAGAAACGATTGATGATGTAACTCGTCTAATAGATGTTTATGAATTTGGAGAGGTTGGCCGTCTGCTTTATAACTTCATTTGGGATGACTTCTGTGACTGGTATATTGAGATGGCAAAATTACCGTTGTATGGTGAAGATGAAGAAGCGAAGAAAATGACTCGTTCAATTCTTGCTCATGTACTTGATCAAACGATGAAGCTACTACATCCGTTTATGCCGTTTATCACGGAAGAAATTTGGCAGCACTTACCTCACCAAGGAGAGTCAATCACTGTTGCAGCGTGGCCAGTGAAAAATACTGAGCTTGTTTTCCCAGAAGCAACGAAGAAAATGAATTTACTAAAAGAAATTATTCGCTCTGTTCGTAATACGAGAGCAGAATTAAATGTACCGATGAGTAAGAAAATTGAGCTTTTAATTAAAGCTAAAGACGAGACGATCTTAAGTAATCTTGAAGAAGGACGTAGCTATTTAGAGAAGTTCTGTAATCCTGACCAATTAAAGCTTGGTACTGATCTTCAAGCACCAGAGAAGTCTATGTCTTCAGTTCTAACAGGTGTAGAACTTTACTTGCCATTAGCAGGGTTACTAGACTTAGATGCGGAAATTGCTCGTTTAGAAAAAGAGGTAAAACGCCTTGATAGTGAAGTGGAACGCGTTCAAAAGAAATTAAGTAATCAAGGATTTGTAGCAAAAGCTCCTGCAGCTGTTATTGAAGAAGAAAAAGCAAAAGAACAAGATTATTTAGATAAACGTGCAACAGTTCAATCAAGAATTGATGAACTAAAAGCATAA
- a CDS encoding ABC transporter ATP-binding protein codes for MIMFEDVNKEYFLTRRKSILALKNINFSINKGDFVSIVGPSGSGKSTLLALASLLDKQTSGEIWIDGTKTSQLKDSERTNLRFKLFGMIFQFASLTPGVPLLENVMLPLLLRGEKRQHLEARALSLLQTVGIKEDYTSHLPYQLSGGEQRRVAVARALLKRPEVLFADEPTSALDAVTAKEITNLFQRLNQQGTTIIMVTHDRQLAKEGTSLLEIKDGELLKT; via the coding sequence ATGATAATGTTCGAAGATGTTAATAAGGAATACTTCCTTACTAGAAGGAAATCAATTCTTGCTTTAAAGAATATAAATTTTAGTATTAATAAAGGAGACTTCGTTTCTATCGTCGGACCTTCGGGTAGTGGGAAATCAACACTACTAGCATTGGCTAGCTTGCTAGACAAGCAAACATCTGGTGAGATTTGGATAGATGGTACCAAAACATCACAGCTAAAAGACAGTGAAAGAACAAATTTACGTTTTAAACTGTTTGGGATGATCTTTCAATTTGCAAGCTTAACTCCAGGAGTGCCTCTCTTAGAAAATGTTATGCTACCGTTACTGTTACGAGGTGAGAAGCGGCAACACTTAGAAGCAAGAGCATTGTCTCTTCTTCAAACAGTTGGTATAAAAGAAGATTATACTTCGCACCTACCCTATCAACTTAGTGGTGGTGAACAACGTCGAGTTGCGGTTGCAAGGGCGTTATTAAAACGACCGGAGGTACTTTTTGCAGATGAGCCTACCTCAGCTTTGGATGCAGTGACAGCAAAAGAAATTACAAATTTATTTCAGCGATTAAATCAACAAGGTACAACGATTATCATGGTGACCCATGATCGTCAACTTGCCAAAGAGGGAACTTCATTGCTTGAAATAAAAGACGGGGAATTACTGAAAACCTAA
- a CDS encoding ABC transporter permease, with protein MKVIFRIAWKIIKEKRQRAFLLGGSTAVAAFLLFTSYFFIHSLNDSMGAIEGRLGADIIVVPKGMGAYAGENIVTGAVNDLYFDESLVVDQISKIDDITEWAPQLFLETISTSCCGTMGDFPVVAYDPERDFTLKTFMPGFQQLAENEIVIGIHAGGERFLYHYDDEYIKEKVMLFQEPFMVKNALFPTGTGADETIFMRLDTARTLIAKVDPLKHLSTSALSAIYINTTPHTQLFVKQQLELGSKGVDVVLGSGLKDQLQQQVFPLKLLSYIMIAVALSLTLLQVVTLFSALIRERQKEIGVLFALGVTKTNVYQLLLVEAAIVSIIGSSVGVLFSLSILYDQQTLLYLIFQLPLVLPDFQTSLMIGLVTIFIIMVCTIIAAFFPVRAFFSQEPYEVMTEGES; from the coding sequence TTGAAAGTAATATTTCGAATTGCTTGGAAAATAATAAAGGAAAAACGTCAGCGTGCTTTTTTGCTTGGAGGAAGTACAGCGGTTGCTGCTTTCTTGTTATTTACAAGTTATTTCTTTATACATTCTTTAAATGATAGCATGGGTGCAATTGAGGGACGATTGGGTGCGGATATTATCGTTGTCCCTAAAGGAATGGGCGCTTATGCAGGCGAAAACATTGTCACAGGTGCAGTAAATGACCTCTATTTTGATGAGAGCCTAGTCGTCGATCAAATTTCCAAGATAGACGACATCACTGAATGGGCACCCCAACTGTTTTTAGAAACGATTTCAACCTCTTGTTGTGGGACAATGGGAGATTTTCCTGTAGTCGCTTATGACCCTGAACGAGATTTCACATTAAAAACATTCATGCCGGGGTTTCAGCAGTTAGCTGAAAATGAGATTGTCATCGGTATACATGCTGGCGGGGAACGATTTTTATATCATTACGATGATGAATATATTAAAGAAAAAGTCATGTTATTCCAAGAACCATTTATGGTTAAAAATGCCTTATTTCCAACAGGTACAGGCGCAGACGAGACCATTTTCATGAGATTAGATACAGCGAGAACTTTGATAGCCAAGGTAGACCCATTAAAACATCTTTCCACATCAGCGTTATCAGCTATATATATAAATACAACTCCTCATACACAACTCTTTGTGAAACAGCAACTTGAGTTAGGTTCAAAAGGGGTAGATGTAGTACTAGGCTCTGGTCTTAAAGACCAACTACAACAGCAGGTATTTCCATTAAAGCTACTAAGCTACATCATGATTGCAGTTGCGTTGTCTTTAACTCTTTTACAAGTAGTTACCCTATTTTCAGCATTAATCAGAGAAAGGCAAAAAGAAATTGGGGTCTTATTTGCACTAGGTGTTACAAAAACGAATGTGTACCAACTATTACTTGTAGAGGCGGCAATTGTTTCAATAATTGGTAGCAGTGTAGGAGTGCTATTTTCATTAAGTATCTTATATGATCAACAGACTCTCTTATATTTGATTTTTCAATTGCCACTAGTCTTACCTGATTTTCAAACGAGCCTGATGATTGGCTTGGTAACAATATTCATAATAATGGTTTGCACGATAATCGCTGCATTTTTTCCTGTTCGTGCTTTTTTCTCGCAAGAACCTTATGAGGTTATGACAGAAGGTGAGAGCTAA
- a CDS encoding IS3 family transposase (programmed frameshift), with the protein MTKFTSDTKLMIIEGYNSKITSQKEYAKQLGVTRAQFQYWLKLYELHGEEGLKNTYTNCSVGFKLDVLNYMVQTGASLMDTAALFKLSSYTMVYDWQKKMEVGGVEALEPKQKGRLSMKNKSTNQPKEAPAKGSVEAYEARIRQLEMENEYFKKVECLSSKKITKQDKAQVVYELRHKYPVKALVKLADIPRSTYYDLVKRMKRPDSDSDLKAEIKAIYEEHEGRYGYRRIRDELTIRGQKVNHKKVQRIMKELGLKCLVRMKKYKSYKGTVGKIAPNHLDRQFTADAPNQKWVTDITEFKLFGEKLYLSPVLDLFNGEIITYTIGSRPTYSLVSKMLEKALERLPEEHELLMHSDQGWHYQMKQYCHALQERGIIQSMSRKGNCYDNSVMENFFGIMKSEFLYYKEFESIEHFMQELEKYMKYYNTKRMKAKLKMSPVQYRTHFEQAA; encoded by the exons ATGACTAAATTTACAAGTGATACGAAATTAATGATCATTGAAGGCTATAACTCGAAAATAACTTCTCAAAAAGAATATGCAAAGCAGCTAGGTGTTACAAGAGCACAATTCCAATATTGGTTGAAGTTATATGAATTACATGGAGAAGAAGGACTTAAAAACACCTATACAAACTGTTCTGTTGGATTTAAACTAGATGTACTAAACTACATGGTTCAAACTGGTGCGTCATTAATGGATACCGCAGCCCTTTTTAAACTCTCTAGTTATACAATGGTGTATGATTGGCAGAAAAAGATGGAGGTTGGTGGTGTAGAAGCCCTTGAACCGAAACAAAAGGGACGTCTATCCATGAAAAATAAATCTACTAACCAACCAAAAGAGGCACCAGCCAAAGGATCAGTCGAGGCATATGAAGCGCGTATAAGACAATTAGAAATGGAAAATGAGTATT TTAAAAAAGTTGAATGCCTTAGTTCAAAAAAAATCACCAAACAAGACAAAGCACAAGTAGTCTATGAATTAAGGCATAAATACCCGGTGAAGGCACTCGTGAAGCTCGCTGATATTCCACGTAGTACATACTATGATTTAGTGAAGAGAATGAAACGTCCAGATTCAGACAGTGATTTAAAAGCTGAAATTAAGGCCATTTATGAAGAACATGAAGGTCGTTACGGTTACCGTCGTATTCGTGATGAGCTAACAATTCGTGGGCAAAAAGTGAATCACAAAAAGGTTCAACGTATCATGAAAGAGCTTGGTCTAAAATGTCTGGTACGCATGAAAAAATATAAATCTTACAAAGGTACTGTAGGAAAAATCGCGCCGAATCATTTAGATCGCCAATTTACAGCGGATGCCCCAAATCAGAAGTGGGTAACGGATATTACAGAGTTTAAATTATTTGGTGAGAAACTCTATTTATCACCTGTATTAGATTTATTTAATGGAGAAATTATTACGTATACAATCGGCTCAAGACCAACATATTCACTTGTTTCAAAGATGTTAGAGAAAGCTCTAGAGAGGTTACCAGAAGAGCATGAACTACTAATGCATTCAGACCAAGGTTGGCATTATCAGATGAAACAGTATTGTCATGCCCTCCAAGAAAGAGGAATCATTCAAAGTATGTCTCGTAAAGGAAACTGTTACGATAATTCGGTGATGGAAAATTTCTTTGGGATTATGAAATCAGAATTCCTTTATTATAAGGAATTTGAAAGTATAGAGCATTTTATGCAAGAACTGGAAAAGTATATGAAATACTATAATACGAAACGGATGAAGGCAAAATTAAAAATGAGTCCGGTACAATACCGAACTCATTTTGAGCAAGCTGCCTGA
- the ysxE gene encoding spore coat protein YsxE, which yields MITNNAPQNSIGHILFQYDLYPEKIEQFGKVKKIVSSRGTFALKETRMTQDQANWFCHCMSRLQKLNYKQVVPLVATKYGDLTVTKGNKTYYLQPWFTEDPQIPEEKKEKILFKQLGKLHGLTVKHQEFSKETIETSAQDLISRWEKRRLDMEYFAEEAERKTYMSPFELTFLTHYSRLDMMATTATKYLKEWHDQCLEKQSYRAVLCHSKLDRSHIFYHPNGYGYLFNFEKAELDTPARDLAISFRKSFQYTLWNEDQGAEWLDTYQQFLLLEEEEKKLFASYLIYPELIFHCLDLYKNRDGSITELQYVQLLEKRIITMTRVQHFIHQTLLNDKSSQP from the coding sequence ATGATTACAAATAACGCACCCCAGAACTCTATCGGGCATATTCTTTTCCAATATGACTTATATCCTGAGAAAATTGAACAGTTTGGTAAAGTAAAGAAAATTGTATCTTCTCGGGGAACATTTGCCCTAAAAGAAACGAGAATGACTCAAGATCAAGCAAACTGGTTTTGCCATTGTATGAGTAGATTACAAAAACTTAACTATAAACAAGTAGTCCCACTTGTTGCGACGAAATATGGTGATTTAACAGTTACAAAAGGGAATAAAACCTATTATTTGCAGCCTTGGTTTACAGAGGACCCGCAAATTCCTGAAGAGAAAAAAGAAAAAATCCTCTTTAAACAATTGGGGAAGCTTCACGGGTTAACGGTAAAACATCAAGAGTTTTCAAAAGAAACGATTGAAACATCAGCACAGGATCTAATTAGTAGATGGGAGAAGCGCAGGCTTGATATGGAATATTTTGCTGAAGAGGCAGAACGAAAAACCTATATGTCTCCTTTTGAACTCACGTTTCTCACACATTATAGTCGACTAGATATGATGGCGACTACAGCTACAAAATATCTTAAAGAGTGGCATGATCAGTGTTTAGAAAAGCAGAGTTACCGTGCAGTCCTTTGCCATAGCAAACTAGATCGCTCTCATATTTTCTATCATCCGAATGGGTACGGATATTTATTTAATTTTGAAAAGGCAGAACTTGATACACCTGCACGAGATTTAGCGATATCCTTTCGAAAATCGTTTCAATACACGCTTTGGAATGAGGATCAGGGAGCAGAATGGTTGGATACGTATCAGCAATTCTTGCTTTTAGAAGAAGAAGAGAAGAAATTGTTTGCAAGCTATTTAATCTATCCGGAACTAATCTTTCATTGCTTGGACCTTTATAAAAATAGAGATGGAAGTATAACAGAATTACAATACGTTCAATTATTAGAAAAACGTATTATTACGATGACTAGGGTACAACACTTTATTCACCAGACATTATTAAATGATAAAAGCAGTCAACCTTGA